From a region of the Falco peregrinus isolate bFalPer1 chromosome 5, bFalPer1.pri, whole genome shotgun sequence genome:
- the DAPK3 gene encoding death-associated protein kinase 3: MSTFRQESVEDFYEMGEELGSGQFAIVRKCRERKTGLEYAAKFIKKRRLSSSRRGVSREEIEREVDILREIQHPNIITLHDIFENKTDVVLILELVSGGELFDFLAEKESLTEEEATQFLKQILDGVHYLHSKRIAHFDLKPENIMLLDKNVPNPRIKLIDFGIAHKIEAGNEFKNIFGTPEFVAPEIVNYEPLGLEADMWSIGVITYILLSGASPFLGETKQETLTNISAVNYDFDEEYFSNTSELAKDFIRRLLVKDPKKRMTIAQSLEHPWIKVIKRRNVRNEDNCKKPERRRLKTTRLKEYTIKSHSSMPPNNTYINFERFSKVMEEVAAAEESLRELERNKKSFQEDIEALLSIYEEKESWYKEENESISQDLRQIRQELQKTEALKKQAQEETKSVVQVANSLKRRYRKLENHYEALAKQVASEMKFVQELVWSIEREKLQSSEGDGSIR, encoded by the exons CGGCCAGTTTGCCATTGTACGAAAGTGCCGGGAGAGGAAAACGGGTCTGGAGTATGCAGCCAAATTCATCAAGAAACGTAGGCTGTCATCCAGCCGTCGGGGCGTGAGCCGGGAGGAGATCGAGAGGGAGGTGGACATCCTGCGGGAGATCCAGCACCCCAATATCATCACGCTGCATGACATCTTTGAGAACAAGACAGATGTGGTGCTGATCCTGGAGCTGGTCTCAGGCGGCGAGCTCTTTGATTTCCTGGCTGAGAAGGAGTCCCTGACAGAGGAGGAGGCCACCCAGTTCCTCAAGCAGATCCTGGACGGGGTGCACTACCTGCACTCCAAGCGCATTGCCCACTTTGACTTGAAG CCGGAGAACATCATGCTGCTGGACAAGAACGTGCCAAACCCTCGCATCAAACTCATCGACTTTGGGATCGCCCACAAGATTGAAGCTGGGAATGAATTCAAGAATATATTTGGGACTCCGGAGTTTGTAG CCCCAGAAATTGTGAACTACGAACccctggggctggaggctgACATGTG gAGCATCGGGGTCATCACTTACATCCT GCTGAGCGGAGCATCCCCCTTCCTGGGGGAAACGAAGCAAGAGACCCTGACCAACATATCTGCTGTCAACTACGACTTCGATGAGGAATATTTCAGCAACACCAGTGAGCTGGCCAAGGACTTCATCCGCCGCCTGCTCGTCAAGGACCCCAA GAAGCGGATGACCATTGCTCAAAGCCTGGAACACCCCTGGATTAAG GTGATCAAGAGGAGGAATGTCCGCAATGAAGACAACTGCAAGAAGCCTGAGCGCCGCCGGCTGAAGACCACGCGTCTGAAGGAGTACACCATCAAGTCCCACTCCAGCATGCCGCCAAACAACACGTACATCAACTTTGAGCGCTTCTCCAAGGTCAtggaggaggtggctgcagcCGAGGAGAGCCTGCGAGAGCTGGAGAGGAACAAGAAGTCCTTCCAGGAGGACATCGAAGCCCTGCTGTCCATCTATGAGGAGAAGGAGTCGTGGTACAAAGAGGAGAATGAGAGCATCAGCCAGGACCTCCGCCAGATCcggcaggagctgcagaagacaGAGGCCCTGAAGAAGCAGGCGCAGGAGGAGACCAAGAGCGTGGTGCAGGTGGCCAACAGCCTCAAGAGGCGTTACCGAAAGCTGGAGAACCACTATGAGGCGCTGGCCAAGCAAGTGGCTTCGGAGATGAagtttgtccaggagctggTGTGGTCCATTGAGCgggagaagctgcagagcagcgaGGGAGACGGCAGCATCCGCTAG